TGTTATCCCTGTCTGGGTCATGGCTGTCTTTCGCGTTCTGGTATGCGTCCTTGAATATTTCTTTCTCTATGTTCTGCCTGTTCTTGTTCTCGTCGTTCAACCTGCGCGCCAGCTGCCGTGCCGTCGAGGGGTCTTTCGCCAGGAGGAGTTCCAGCGCTACGTTCGCGGACCCCACCCTGCCCATGGCGTTTATACGCGGCCCCAGCCCGAACCCTATGTGCCTGCAGGTGATCTTTTCCGGGACTATCCCGGATATCTCCATGAGCGCTTTTATCCCTTCTTTCTCGGTCATCTTGAGCTTACCCAGTCCGCTTTTCGCGAGTATCCTGTTCTCACCGTTAAGCGGCACTACGTCGGCTATGGTACCGAGGGCCACAAGATCCAGATGACCGTCCGCTACCTGCGGCGAATCCTTCATAAGGGCCTTGGCCAGTTTATAGGCCACACCTACCCCGGCAAGCGTCTTATATGGATACCCGCAATCCGGCTGGTGAGGATCTATGGTCGCCAAAGCCGGAGGACGTTCTTCTCCCTTAACCTCATGATGGTCGGTAATGATGACATCAATCCCGTACTCATTCGCGCACTTGACCTCTTCGACGGAATTTATCCCGCAATCCACCGTTATGAGGAGTTTTATCCCGTGATCACGGGCCAGTGCTATGGCCCGGATATTAAGGCCATACCCCTCTTCCAGGCGATTGGGGATGAAGGTCTCGCATGCTATTCCCATACGCGTAAGTATGTCATAAAGAAGAGCGGTCGACGTAACGCCGTCCACATCATAATCGCCGTAGACCAGGACTTTTTCGTTGTTTTTTCCCGCTAGCATTATCCGGTCAACGGCCTTAGCCATGTCTTTCATCAGGAACGGGTCCGCGCACGCCGCCAATCCGCCGAAAAGGAACTCCTTGGCCTTGTCCGGGTCCAGCAGATCGCGGTTCAACAAGAGCTGCGCGAAGAAAGGAGATATACCTATCTCCTCGCTCAGCACTTTCTGGAGCCTCTGGTTCTCGTCGTATATTTTCCAGTTCTTGCGCATATCTATATGGCCGGCTTTCATTTGCATGGTTCCACGTGGATGGTTATATCCTTGACGTTATGCAGTTTACGGCGGACAGCTTCTTCGACGAGCATGGTGATCTCATGTGACTCAAGCACGGTCTTACTCCCGTCAACACAGACGGTAACACTGATGAAGAACTCTATGCCGGTCTTACGCACACCCAGATAGTCGATATGCTCCACGCCGTTCACGGACCTTATGACCGCCTCGATCTCCCGCATAAGGTCATCGGGCGGAGCCGCGTCCATAAGCTCATCGTAGGCCTTGTGGAACACGTCAGCGCCGTTCTTGATTATAAAGCCCGCTACCACTATGGCCGCGAGGGGATCCAGGTACGTATACCCCATTTTCGCCCCCGCTATGCCGATAAAAGCGGCTATTGAGGAAAGCGCGTCGCTCCTGTGATGGTACGCGTCCGCTTC
Above is a genomic segment from Candidatus Omnitrophota bacterium containing:
- the recJ gene encoding single-stranded-DNA-specific exonuclease RecJ, producing MQMKAGHIDMRKNWKIYDENQRLQKVLSEEIGISPFFAQLLLNRDLLDPDKAKEFLFGGLAACADPFLMKDMAKAVDRIMLAGKNNEKVLVYGDYDVDGVTSTALLYDILTRMGIACETFIPNRLEEGYGLNIRAIALARDHGIKLLITVDCGINSVEEVKCANEYGIDVIITDHHEVKGEERPPALATIDPHQPDCGYPYKTLAGVGVAYKLAKALMKDSPQVADGHLDLVALGTIADVVPLNGENRILAKSGLGKLKMTEKEGIKALMEISGIVPEKITCRHIGFGLGPRINAMGRVGSANVALELLLAKDPSTARQLARRLNDENKNRQNIEKEIFKDAYQNAKDSHDPDRDNIIVLAGESWHPGVIGIVASKLSEEFLKPVILIAMDGENGKGSGRGVEGFDLFSAINASSGYLVDFGGHEQACGIKIKRDNIEKFREAINAAAPEHFVEKGHTVPDLKIDMKIPFSHIGVKLVNELEMLMPYGPDNSEPVFCTGGVRVKTRPRDIGRSGFKFLVSCGNMTCEAVTFRKNDVDKPEQGDIIDLAYTPSINSWNGIDSIQLNIKDLHKI